Proteins encoded within one genomic window of Dermatophilus congolensis:
- a CDS encoding glycoside hydrolase family 71/99 protein — translation MGTSFRRMTRHTTIITAAILLTAGAGIATSKTPIAAETRRSILAHSPDSTLATLVAATSTQLPGKQVWAHMVPHGLADYHEKPGKTDYGSTYPLDLIPGGPSSPPRPTSGLPRAQAAGLTGMQILTFEGINRGSDFTKEWMKQADPTWNDSHPDNDFSIAPCFMASSSDGLIRMIREYLEIAKEHASAAKIGDKFVIYIYGPRNMPPQQWEKVRDTIDQQQLPVYLIGDLQTDSSQTGHTLDASRIDTYAHAFDAAWNFEDSSQYIWNDILRYTISRSLPYAGGIMPGYNRETPGGGIVDAQGTTMMRNQWEAALTSGAPWQNIITWNDLVEHTDIKPSSDWNITRSDINAFYAAKLRGLPPTHTPRRALHHHPQPHPSRPNSARRSAHPQRRKNRRHRQCATP, via the coding sequence ATGGGTACCTCATTTCGACGTATGACACGACACACCACGATCATCACAGCCGCGATCCTCCTAACCGCAGGTGCCGGAATCGCTACCAGTAAAACCCCCATCGCAGCAGAAACCCGACGCAGCATCCTCGCCCACTCACCCGACAGCACTCTGGCCACCCTGGTCGCTGCAACATCCACCCAGCTGCCCGGCAAACAAGTGTGGGCACACATGGTTCCTCACGGACTCGCCGACTACCACGAAAAGCCAGGTAAAACTGACTACGGATCGACCTACCCCCTGGACCTCATCCCCGGCGGCCCTAGCTCACCTCCTCGCCCCACCTCAGGTTTACCCCGCGCCCAAGCAGCCGGACTCACCGGAATGCAAATACTCACATTCGAAGGAATTAACCGCGGCAGCGACTTCACAAAAGAATGGATGAAACAAGCCGACCCAACATGGAATGACTCCCACCCAGATAACGACTTCTCTATCGCTCCATGTTTTATGGCATCCAGCTCCGACGGGCTCATCCGTATGATCCGCGAATACCTTGAAATAGCAAAAGAACATGCATCAGCGGCAAAAATAGGCGACAAATTCGTTATCTACATTTACGGTCCCCGAAATATGCCGCCACAACAATGGGAAAAAGTCCGCGACACCATTGACCAGCAGCAGCTGCCCGTCTACCTCATCGGCGACCTCCAGACCGACTCCTCCCAAACCGGGCACACCCTCGATGCCAGCCGTATCGACACCTACGCCCACGCCTTTGATGCAGCCTGGAACTTTGAAGACAGCTCCCAGTACATCTGGAACGACATTCTGCGTTACACCATCTCCCGCAGCCTGCCCTACGCCGGAGGAATCATGCCCGGCTACAACCGCGAAACACCCGGCGGGGGCATCGTCGACGCCCAAGGCACCACCATGATGCGCAATCAGTGGGAAGCCGCCCTTACCTCCGGTGCCCCCTGGCAAAACATCATCACCTGGAATGACCTCGTCGAACACACCGACATCAAACCCAGCAGCGACTGGAACATCACCCGCTCAGACATCAACGCCTTCTATGCTGCCAAACTCCGAGGCCTCCCCCCCACCCACACCCCGCGCCGAGCTCTACATCACCACCCCCAACCACACCCGAGCAGGCCAAACAGTGCACGCAGAAGCGCTCATCCTCAACGGCGGAAAAACCGACGTCACCGTCAATGTGCAACTCCATGA